The Nitrososphaerota archaeon genome has a segment encoding these proteins:
- a CDS encoding ACT domain-containing protein, with protein sequence MTQILVIKLGGSVLRDAPSIKKAATMVREVVQNGYSPAIVVSALKGMTDSLIDTVKKANPNVSPQDMDEVLSMGERTSARIFSVALSAEGLKTAIIDPAADSWPIITDDNFTDANPLIDETGKRVQDKILPLIHEGFIPIVCGFVGRTRSCKVTTLGRGGSDTTAVILGSALAAKEVILIKDVDTVFSSDPDMVERPVPIGNLDSEEAFALSLGGAKFLHSKALQYKVQGVRIRIASLEKDPFGGTVIDGGSLDWRVESSGNPVSMLTIVGVKLSDAKVLGKIIDAVRGNGADLTSLGFDQKSLILYVNNGTDLVNKLHSAIVGEGMAKAISSFDGLSMLSVKGSAMETSPGMIQRITQPLARAGINVYGLATISSSINVFVKKEQADKAASLVRNSLMLSKEK encoded by the coding sequence TTTCTGCATTAAAGGGCATGACAGACTCGTTGATAGATACGGTGAAGAAGGCAAATCCCAATGTTTCACCACAAGACATGGACGAAGTTCTTTCCATGGGCGAAAGGACAAGCGCCCGGATATTTTCCGTTGCGCTCTCTGCAGAAGGCTTGAAAACAGCCATAATAGACCCAGCAGCAGATTCCTGGCCGATAATCACAGACGATAACTTCACAGATGCGAACCCTCTCATAGATGAAACAGGAAAAAGAGTGCAGGACAAGATTCTGCCGTTGATTCACGAAGGCTTCATCCCGATAGTCTGCGGCTTTGTAGGCAGGACGAGGAGCTGCAAGGTCACAACATTAGGCAGAGGAGGAAGCGACACTACAGCAGTCATTCTAGGATCTGCCTTGGCAGCAAAAGAGGTCATTCTCATAAAGGATGTCGATACCGTATTCTCAAGCGACCCCGATATGGTAGAAAGGCCTGTCCCTATTGGTAATCTTGACTCCGAAGAGGCATTTGCTCTGTCTTTGGGAGGGGCAAAGTTCCTGCATTCAAAAGCTCTGCAGTATAAGGTTCAAGGAGTGCGGATAAGGATTGCGAGTCTGGAGAAAGATCCATTCGGAGGTACGGTCATAGATGGAGGCTCTCTTGACTGGAGAGTGGAATCTTCAGGCAACCCAGTTTCTATGCTAACCATCGTTGGAGTTAAGCTTAGCGATGCCAAAGTGCTGGGGAAGATAATCGATGCGGTAAGGGGAAACGGAGCAGACCTGACATCGTTAGGATTTGATCAAAAATCTCTTATCCTGTACGTCAACAACGGTACGGATTTGGTGAACAAACTGCATTCAGCCATAGTAGGCGAGGGCATGGCCAAAGCGATAAGTTCCTTCGACGGCCTTTCTATGCTGAGCGTGAAAGGCAGCGCAATGGAGACGAGCCCGGGCATGATTCAAAGAATTACTCAGCCATTGGCCCGAGCAGGGATAAACGTCTACGGGTTGGCTACGATCAGTTCTTCGATAAATGTCTTCGTGAAGAAGGAACAAGCTGATAAAGCGGCATCACTTGTGCGTAATTCCTTGATGCTGAGCAAGGAGAAGTAG
- a CDS encoding 3-dehydroquinate synthase — MPRAPKDLIVAPSVEKAQLQNFLREVAKEQVEGVFCNPLDVDAKALNGLRVYYNSAKADVLVVEDLGALKKARDDGKAAALSIKVESSKDIAKAVEASKLGAEAVLVQTSDWKIIPLENLIAEIHGRKTKVYSYAEPSEVTMLFTVLELGVDGVVMKASKTQEVKDARNAMKELGTITLSVAKVADVKEVGLGDRACVDTASMLNFGEGMLIGNTAKFLFLIHNESGGSKFTSPRPFRVNAGSVHCYILLPNGRTKYLSELDSGTEVMVTDKDGRSRTVIVGRVKIERRPLLLVKAESENVSAGVLVQNAETIAFVGKDGKPIPATSIKAGDEIIVKIEKTSGRHFGMAVDEFVIEK; from the coding sequence TTGCCAAGGGCACCTAAAGACCTAATAGTTGCGCCCTCAGTTGAAAAAGCGCAACTCCAAAATTTTCTGAGGGAGGTGGCCAAGGAGCAAGTTGAAGGAGTATTCTGTAACCCCCTTGATGTTGATGCAAAGGCATTGAATGGATTGAGGGTATACTACAACTCTGCAAAGGCAGATGTCTTGGTGGTTGAAGACTTGGGCGCTTTGAAGAAGGCAAGAGACGATGGAAAGGCCGCAGCGTTGTCGATCAAGGTTGAGAGCTCAAAGGATATCGCAAAGGCTGTCGAAGCATCAAAACTGGGGGCAGAAGCAGTACTGGTTCAGACTTCTGACTGGAAGATCATACCCCTTGAAAATCTGATAGCGGAGATTCACGGAAGGAAGACCAAGGTCTATAGCTATGCAGAACCTTCTGAAGTGACGATGCTCTTTACGGTTCTCGAACTTGGCGTAGATGGCGTAGTAATGAAGGCTAGCAAGACACAGGAAGTCAAGGATGCCAGAAACGCGATGAAAGAACTTGGAACCATCACCCTTAGCGTCGCAAAGGTCGCTGATGTGAAGGAAGTTGGTTTAGGGGACAGAGCCTGCGTTGATACCGCATCGATGCTGAACTTCGGAGAAGGGATGCTTATAGGGAATACTGCCAAGTTCCTCTTCCTCATACATAACGAATCGGGAGGCTCGAAATTTACTTCACCTAGACCATTCAGGGTAAATGCTGGTTCCGTTCACTGCTACATTCTGCTCCCAAATGGAAGGACGAAGTACCTCTCCGAACTAGATAGCGGAACAGAAGTTATGGTTACGGACAAGGATGGAAGGTCCAGAACTGTAATAGTCGGGCGAGTAAAGATAGAAAGGAGGCCTCTGTTGTTGGTAAAGGCGGAATCTGAAAATGTCTCAGCAGGAGTCCTGGTGCAGAATGCGGAGACCATAGCGTTTGTAGGCAAGGATGGCAAACCTATACCGGCAACATCGATAAAGGCTGGGGATGAGATAATAGTCAAGATCGAGAAGACTTCGGGGAGGCACTTCGGCATGGCTGTCGATGAATTCGTCATCGAGAAGTAA
- a CDS encoding fructose-bisphosphate aldolase (catalyzes the reversible formation of fructose 1,6-bisphosphate from glycerone phosphate and D-glyceraldehyde 3-phosphate): MVTGKSVRMQRIMSSGKIVCIPMDHGVSAGPIKGLENPSEIIRKLEQGGATSVLAHKGIFKSLATPPKIGMIVHITGSTDLGPAPNGKKLVGTVEEAIRLGADAVSVHINIGSKEEPEMLQLLGMVADECDKWEMPLVAMMYPRGEKISNPSDPVIVSHVARVGAELGADLVKTVYTGDPKTFERVVRSCPVPVAVAGGPKSDTDKAVLELARDVVRAGAVGVTFGRNIFQHKSPELITKAVSMIVLNGASVEEAMSVIAKGT, encoded by the coding sequence ATGGTAACAGGAAAGTCGGTTAGGATGCAGAGGATAATGTCCTCTGGGAAGATAGTTTGCATCCCAATGGATCATGGAGTAAGCGCAGGCCCGATCAAAGGTCTCGAAAACCCCAGCGAAATAATCCGAAAATTAGAGCAGGGAGGAGCGACCTCAGTCCTTGCACACAAGGGCATCTTCAAGTCTTTAGCCACTCCTCCAAAGATCGGCATGATCGTCCACATAACAGGCAGCACCGATTTGGGGCCGGCTCCAAATGGGAAGAAGCTTGTTGGAACTGTTGAAGAAGCGATAAGGTTGGGTGCAGATGCAGTTTCTGTTCACATAAACATAGGCTCGAAGGAAGAGCCAGAGATGCTCCAGCTGCTGGGCATGGTTGCAGACGAATGCGACAAGTGGGAGATGCCCCTTGTTGCTATGATGTACCCAAGAGGGGAAAAGATTTCCAATCCATCTGATCCTGTGATAGTGAGCCACGTAGCAAGGGTCGGCGCAGAACTCGGAGCAGACTTGGTGAAGACTGTCTATACTGGAGATCCGAAGACATTCGAGAGGGTCGTAAGAAGTTGTCCAGTACCCGTTGCAGTCGCAGGAGGACCAAAATCTGACACAGACAAAGCAGTCCTCGAACTTGCCAGAGATGTGGTTCGCGCTGGAGCAGTAGGAGTGACATTTGGAAGAAACATATTCCAGCACAAGAGCCCCGAATTGATAACAAAGGCAGTCTCAATGATAGTATTAAACGGTGCATCGGTAGAGGAGGCTATGAGCGTAATTGCCAAGGGCACCTAA